One Natronorubrum halophilum genomic window, GACACGCCGCACGAAACCGAGGAATCGATCACTGCAAACCGGCGGACGATGCTGAAAGGAACCGGAGCCGCAATCGTCGGCACTGCGGGACTGGCTGCGTCGTCCGGGTCGGCCACCGCCGTCTCGAGCTACGAGATCGAAGTGCTCGAGGTCGGCGACAGCGTCTTCGGTATCGGTCCGACGCCGTCGATTCCCGTCGGCGACGAAGTGTTCATCTTCGCCCACGGCTGGTTCGGCGACACGACGGTCGCGAGCCAAGCGGCGGACGTCGCGACCTCGATGGAAGACGTCGGCTACGAGGCGGACGAGTACGTCGCCATCCAGTGGGACGCCACGACGATCAACTTCCCGGCCGCGGAGAGCGAGACCGAGGACGTCGGCGAAGAGCTCGCCGAGATGCTCGAGGAGTTCTACGACGATGGCGGCGGGAACGTCCGCCTCGTCGGCCACTCGCTGGGCGGCCGCGTCGTCCTCGAGACCGTCACCCACATCGACGACTCGTACGAAGTCGAGACCGTCGCACCGATCGGTGCGGCTGCCGACGGCGATATGGTCTGTGGTGGCGGTCTCTCTCCCGGCGAGTGGTACGACGGTATCGCGAACAACGCAGACGAAGTCCGAAACTACCACTCCGAGAACGACTCGACCGTCGGATCGGCGTACGGCGGATTCTTCGGCGCTGCGCTCGGTACCGACGGGGCGGGCTGTCCGGGTGAGACGGCGGACAATTACACGGACGTCGACGTAACCGATAGCGTCGGCAGCCACCTGGGGTATCTGGGCGACGCCGCGGTCGGTGCCGACCTCGCCGAAGCGGCCGGCGTCGACGTCGACGACGGCGGCTGGTGGTAAGTACGAGCACCGGAAACGAACGACGCAGCGACACGGATCCGTTCAGGCCTATCGCCTACGGTGATAGACGCTGACGATCCGGCAAGACGCGAACAGCGTGAGCGTCTTGCTGGCTCCCAGGTTCGTCGCTTACGGCGACAAACGCTGGCGATCCCGAGGGAACACGGTCGGAGCAAAGCTCCTCCCTGCTCCCGATCGACGAACAGCGACCTCGCCTACGGCGAGAGTCGCTGTCGGTCTCTCGGGAACAGAACTGCTTCCCGAATGTTGTCCAGGCCGAGAATCGTCATGACCAGACGCTCGCCGCCGAGTCCGAAGCCGGCGTGGGGCGGCATGCCGTACTTGAACATCTTCGTGTAGTACTCGAACTGGTCGGGATCGAGTCCCTGCTGTTCGAAGCCTTCGATGAGCTTCTCGTGGCGGTGTTCGCGCTGACCGCCGGAGACCAGTTCCATCCGTGGGTGCATCAGGTCGAAGCCCGTCGAAAGCTGCTCGTCGTCGTCGTGGTCTTTGATGTAGAACGGCTTGATCTCGCTCGGCCAATCGGTGATGAAGTAGTGTCCGCCGACGTCCTGTCCGAGCGCCTTCTCGGCTTCCGTCGACAGGTCGTCGCCCCAGACGAGTTGCTCGTCGAGTTCGCCTGTCGCGTTGATTCGCTCGAGGGCGTCCTCGTAGCTAATACGCGGGAACGCCTCATCCGGGAGTCCGAACTCCTCCTCGAGGCCGAGGGTCTCGAGTTCGTCGCTGCAGT contains:
- a CDS encoding lipase/acyltransferase domain-containing protein, with protein sequence MTDNDTPHETEESITANRRTMLKGTGAAIVGTAGLAASSGSATAVSSYEIEVLEVGDSVFGIGPTPSIPVGDEVFIFAHGWFGDTTVASQAADVATSMEDVGYEADEYVAIQWDATTINFPAAESETEDVGEELAEMLEEFYDDGGGNVRLVGHSLGGRVVLETVTHIDDSYEVETVAPIGAAADGDMVCGGGLSPGEWYDGIANNADEVRNYHSENDSTVGSAYGGFFGAALGTDGAGCPGETADNYTDVDVTDSVGSHLGYLGDAAVGADLAEAAGVDVDDGGWW